A window of Cuculus canorus isolate bCucCan1 chromosome 20, bCucCan1.pri, whole genome shotgun sequence genomic DNA:
TTAGAGCCCACTGACTCTGGAAAATCCAAGTGGAAACAGTAGCCAAGACCATCTGAGCTCAGTAGCACATTAAGGACTGCAGACAAAACACACTCGTTTCTAACACAGCCACATGCGATCCCCTCTGACCCCAAACCACGTTCCCTGGGGAATTCTCCTAGGGCCATCTCCACAGACCACGGTCCTTCCTGGCTCTGTGTTCTCCAAAGCCACAGGGGAAATGGAAGCATgaagtgaaaaacaaatgcagaactGGGTGTGATAAGGACCAGCACGGCCAGGGAGAGTTTAATGCAGAGCGAGCACCCCGGAAAACACCGTAAAGCCAATGCCTCTCAGCAACGAGAGCCACAGCAAGTCCTCCCCCTCCTGAGCCAGCAATCCCACTCCGGTTCAGGGCTCTGCACTCAGAAAGGATACAGGCTTCCCCAACTACGAGCCCACACAGGTTACACAGGAGAGAGGAGTGGGGGATAAACCACGCTCCACAGAGCATAAACCATGGCACCAGCACTACTGGGACTCTGACCCCAAAAACCAGAGTCCTCTTCATCCGTGAGCGTGTGGTGGACACTCCCAATGTAGCAAAAGCTACCGGCATGAACCCTTTGGCATCTTCCACCTCTGAAACCCTTGAGACAATGCTCCCAAGTAAGAGGTACAGGAGGGCGGAGAGGATAGCAAAGGCAATGGTGAGGAAGCAGTGCTTCACTGTGCCGACGTTCCTCTCAAAGCTGCCAGCAAAGTACCAGATGATCACAGCACCACAGGCCAGGGATACCATGTCTTCGTAGACAAAGATGTAGGTGACCAACCTGAAAACTGAGCATGCCAGCATGTTACAAGGGCAGCAGAAGTGAAATGTTTTAACCCACTACGATGAGGTGCTTGAGCAGAGGGAGAGTGAGCCCACAGGATTAATTAATagctttaatttctcttttagtttagaAGAGAAGGAACTTGAGGTCCTTAAAACAAGGCGTAAACAACCAAATGGAGTTAAACCAATTGCTATCTTGGGTATTGCAGACACAGATCAACTCCTGCTACTtcctgggaagctgcctggaAAAAAGCAGTAGCGTCTGAGTGTATTTGAGTCTCATTAAAAGAGAAGGTAGGAGCCAGAAAAGCAACTGTTACGGTTAAATACAATTCTGCTCAAATATAAACAGAGCAAAGTGCCAAACTTTGGCTGATGTGTCTCACAAGTGCCTGGAAGAGCCCCGAGAAGTGCTCCTAGGTGCTCATTAAGGACAGTGGCAGTCCTCCACCGCCCTCACATCAGCTCAGTCtcacagcaggaaaaggcagCTGAGAGCCCAACCGAGTACAACCCAGCTGCCCTGAGACTTGCAAGGAGATGGCTGGATTCAGTATGAGCTCACACTGGAAGAAATCACGGCATGGTGGAGAGCAGAAACAGAGGGATCGAGGGGCAAAAATCATCCCAAGAATACCAGGGGGATCGAGGGAAGCAGAGCCCCCACGGTCCGAGCAGCACGGCGCGGCTCTGCCCGGCACCTGGAACCAGCGACGGGGCTGCAGGACACCCGGGGGGGCTGAGGTGCCGGCCTCGGGAGGGGCAGCGGGGGCACAGGGCGGCCTTGGGAAGCCCGAAGAGGCGGCGGGACCAGAGAGAGACTGGAGAAGTGCCCGGACACGGCGGCCGAAGCTGAGGCGGGGCCCGCGCACGCCCGGTGGGCGGCCCCGCTCACCTTGCCCCGCGCGGAGGGCGCCAAGCCGCAGCGAGGCGGGGGGCTCTGCCCGCAGCACGGCGGGAGCGGAGGCGCCGAGCGACAGCACCAGCATCAAGGCCGTAGCAGCCGGCGGAAAACTCCCCCGCGCCACCATGCTGCCCCGCGCTTCCGTTTCCGGCCCCACGCCCCCCACTTCCCGATGCAAGACAGGCTACTTCCGGCGGCCGCCGGAAGGCCTAGTCTGCATGGGGCACGGCAGTAGGGGGGGCGGTTTGAATTCCCTCTCGGCGCCCTAAACACGTCACTCGTGTTTATTAATTAAACCGGTTTAGTTAATTTAGATTCATTTAACGTTTTAATCGATTCCTGGCCACGCTGCGCAGTCCAACGCGCCTGCGCGGCGCCCGTTTCCAACCTCCATCACCCCGTCGTTCCCTCTTGGCGCCCAACATGCTTTGCGCGGGTATTAATTAAACTCATTTGCTGATTGCCGCGGCACCTTAGTCCGGCCCCCCCCCAAGCCGCGCTGTCTTGGttcagccccgccccctccccccgcgGCGGTCTCTTGGTTTtgccccgccccccgcgcccaTTGGCCGCTGCGCCCCGCAGTCCGCGCCAGCTGCGGGTGCTCCGGTCGCTCCCGCGCCGCCGCCATGGCCTCGGGTAGGGACCGGCACCGCGGCCCCACGGGGCCCCAACCGTCCCCTTccatctccccttccctttttcattcccctcccccccatttGCTCCTTTCcgcttcccctcctcttccctttccttttcgGCCCCTGCACCTCCCGCTCCCCTTCCATTCTTgcccccttctctcctctccccatcctaccccatccctttcctccccccttcccccgcTTCCATTCCCCCTTCTCGCGtcctcccccttccttcttccccctgccccatcccctccctttcctctccgCCTTCCATCGCCCCTTCGTCCCTCTGTCgcccctttttccccttcctccgccccttccccatcccttccacctccccttctcctcctccatcccttccaccatcccttccagctccccttcccctcctccatcccttccagctccccttcccctcctccatcccttccacctccccttcccctcctccatcctctccatctccccttctccccctccatccctccatcctttccacctccccttcctctctcctccatcccttccacctcccctccccctctcaTCCCTtccacctccccatccccccctcTATCCCTTccatctccccttccctcttctgccATGTCCCGCCCCCCCGTGGTCCCGCCCCCCGTGTCGCAGGGGGGGAGCTGGATCCCCTCAGGATCCCCCTGTCGGGTGCGAGGTGGGCGGGAGTGGGGGGGGGCTCCCCTTTGGGTCCCAGCGCCCCCTCGGGGCTGTGCCGCCCCGTTCTCTTTCATATCCCCCGGTGTAGCCCCTGCCCCCCTTTGACCCATGCACCCCTGGCTGTGCGCTGTAACCCCCGTTTGATTTGTGCCCCCCGGTGCAGTCCCCTCTTTTGACCCATATCCTCCCTGCCCTGAGGTGTCAGCCCCCGACTTGTGGTTGATGCCTCCCATTGTAGGTCTCCCCTTTGGGCTGTGTCCCCTCGCTATTCTGAGACGTCAgccctctctctttccccccatgggacccccctGGGTTGGGTGCCCCCCCCTTTGTAGGACTCTCACATGCCTTGTGATCGTGCTGCTCCCCACAGCGAGGTCTGTGTGTTCCCCTTTGGGTCGGCACCCCCTCCCTCAGGTCACACCCTACATGGCCCCCCATGGGACCCACCTTTGTGTCCCAGTACCAGCTCTGGGACCCCGCTAGGGCCCCAGCCTGGCCACGGCAGCAGCCTCACAGccccagctgtgctggctgtaGCTCTTCCCAGCAGAGAGCCTTCCATTGGATGTGGAGAGGGTATGAATGCACAGCCCAGCTTCTCCTGGGGCTTCTGTGAATgccttgctttgctgtttctgtcGGCTTTGATGAGAAGATGCTTCAtcctccagcagcactggccgTGTGAAGCAACGGAGAGGTAGTGCGCCACAGGCTGGAATTATAGGGCTGGAAGCGCTTGCTGGAGGGAGCCCTGTTTGTCAGGGTTGAGCCATTTCAGTGTTGTCTCACCTTACACGTATGAATGACAGAgtgaaaacag
This region includes:
- the RHBDD2 gene encoding rhomboid domain-containing protein 2, which encodes MVARGSFPPAATALMLVLSLGASAPAVLRAEPPASLRLGALRAGQVFRLVTYIFVYEDMVSLACGAVIIWYFAGSFERNVGTVKHCFLTIAFAILSALLYLLLGSIVSRVSEVEDAKGFMPVAFATLGVSTTRSRMKRTLVFGVRVPVVLVPWFMLCGAWFIPHSSLLCNLCGLVVGEAYGLGYCFHLDFPESVGSKLDQVFPFSLLKRIPGLRYVPGSLAERRAFESSKINPMPGTYPTQSYGYSSSPVLPAFQMQHPSAQSQGFQHSCVPGHGHTLGHEGSQHGHAAGHRLPPSSPCQARVAFGERYMQAHAGASPGQCCQQGTFSLPQHMCPAEPQTHTGVGTLAGVQQASGYPAAMVAPVSAEISRVQLY